The sequence CGCCGTTGACATTGATTTTTTCCTGAGGCAGGTTTAAGAGCTTCATGCACGCCAACGAGACCACGGCAAAGGCTTCGTTGATTTCAAATAGATCGAATTCATCGAGCCCCATGCCGGTTTTTTTGCTCAGGTTCTGCAGCGCGCCCGCAGGCGCGGTCGTAAACCAGATCGGTTCCTGACTGTGCTGGGCCCAGCCCAGGATTTTGGCCAGAGGCTTTAGATTGCGTTCTTTAACCATGCTTTCGCTCGCTAAGACCACAGCTGCGCCCCCATCGTTTAATTTGGAGGCATTGGCCGGCGTCACCGTACCGTTAGCTTTGAACACCGGTTTTAATTTCGGGAACTTGTCGAAATTCGATTTTTTGGGCTCCTCATCTTCGTTGATGCCGTCCACGGGCACGATCTCATCTTTGAAGCTGCCTTTGGCCTGAGCCTCTTGGGCTTTCTTGTAAGATGAAATGGCGAATTCATCTTGCGCTTCGCGGGTGACCTCGTGCTTTTCCGCGCAAGCCTCGGCGCAGTTGCCCATGTGGATATTATCGTAGGGGTCCCACAATCCATCCTTTATATTGGCGTCGATCAATTGCCCGTGGCCGAAGCGATAACCGGTGCGGGCTTTTTCTAAGAGGTAGGGGGCTTGACTCATATTTTCCATGCCGCCCGACACCATGGCCTTGGCGTCGCCGGCGCGGATCATTTGATAACCCAACGTCACGGCTTTTAATCCCGAACCGCAAAC is a genomic window of Elusimicrobiota bacterium containing:
- a CDS encoding thiolase family protein; the encoded protein is MENVYIVAAARTPIGGFNGALAMSSAPKLGAAAIKEALNRSGLKPEDIAEVIMGNVISCGIGQAPARQAAIYSGLPPSVGALTVNKVCGSGLKAVTLGYQMIRAGDAKAMVSGGMENMSQAPYLLEKARTGYRFGHGQLIDANIKDGLWDPYDNIHMGNCAEACAEKHEVTREAQDEFAISSYKKAQEAQAKGSFKDEIVPVDGINEDEEPKKSNFDKFPKLKPVFKANGTVTPANASKLNDGGAAVVLASESMVKERNLKPLAKILGWAQHSQEPIWFTTAPAGALQNLSKKTGMGLDEFDLFEINEAFAVVSLACMKLLNLPQEKINVNGGAVALGHPIGASGTRILVTLINALKQRNLKRGAAAICLGGGEAVSVGIEILN